Proteins encoded together in one Anas acuta chromosome 36, bAnaAcu1.1, whole genome shotgun sequence window:
- the LOC137846664 gene encoding coiled-coil domain-containing protein 8 homolog isoform X42 has protein sequence MADVPMSPGPEVLDDTMADVPMSPGLEVLGDTMTNVPMSPGPEVLGDMMTNVPMSPGPEVLDDMMTNVPCPQGPEVLDDTMADVLRSPCPQVLGDTMADVPMSPGPEVLGDTMADVPMSPCPEVLDDMMADVPMSPGPEVLDDTMADVPMSPGLEVLGDMMTNVPMSPCPEVLGDMMADVPMSPGPEVLGDTMADVPMSPCPEVLGDMMTDVPMSPGLEVLDDTMADVPMSPGPQVLDDMMTNVPMSPGLEVLGDMMTNVPMSPGLEVLGDMMTHVPMSPGPEVLDDTMADVPMSPGLEVLGDMMTNVPMSSGPQVLDDMMTNVPMSPCPEVLDDTMADVPMSPGLEVLGDMMTNVPMSSGPQVLGDMMTNVPMSPGLEVLDDTMADVPRSPGPEVLDDTMADVPMS, from the exons ATGGCcgatgtccccatgtccccaggtcCTGAGGTTCTCGATGACACAATGGCcgatgtccccatgtccccaggtcTTGAGGTTCTAGGTGACACAATGAccaatgtccccatgtccccag GTCCTGAGGTTCTAGGTGACATGATGAccaatgtccccatgtccccaggtcCTGAG gttCTTGATGACATGATGACCAatgtcccatgtccccaa GGTCCTGAGGTTCTTGATGACACAATGGCCGATGTCCTCAGGTCCCCATGTCCTCAGGTTCTAGGTGACACAATGGCcgatgtccccatgtccccaggtcCTGAGGTTCTAGGTGACACAATGGCcgatgtccccatgtccccatgtcctgaG GTTCTTGATGACATGATGGCcgatgtccccatgtccccaggtcCTGAGGTTCTTGATGACACAATGGCtgatgtccccatgtccccaggtcTTGAGGTTCTAGGTGACATGATGAccaatgtccccatgtccccatgtcctgaG GTTCTTGGTGACATGATGGCcgatgtccccatgtccccaggtcCTGAGGTTCTAGGTGACACGATGGCcgatgtccccatgtccccatgtcctgaGGTTCTAGGTGACATGATGACcgatgtccccatgtccccaggtcTTGAGGTTCTAGATGACACAATGGCcgatgtccccatgtccccaggtcCTCAG gttCTTGATGACATGATGAccaatgtccccatgtccccaggtcTTGAG GTTCTTGGTGACATGATGAccaatgtccccatgtccccaggtcTTGAGGTTCTAGGTGACATGATgacccatgtccccatgtccccaggtcCTGAGGTTCTAGATGACACAATGGCcgatgtccccatgtccccaggtcTTGAG GTTCTTGGTGACATGATGAccaatgtccccatgtcctcaGGTCCCCAGGTTCTCGATGACATGATGAccaatgtccccatgtccccatgtcctgaG GTTCTTGATGACACAATGGCcgatgtccccatgtccccaggtcTTGAGGTTCTAGGTGACATGATGAccaatgtccccatgtcctcaGGTCCCCAG GTTCTTGGTGACATGATGAccaatgtccccatgtccccaggtcTTGAGGTTCTTGATGACACAATGGCCGATGTCCCCAGGTCCCCAG gtCCTGAGGTTCTAGATGACACAATGGCcgat GTCCCCATGTCCTGA